A window from Salarias fasciatus chromosome 11, fSalaFa1.1, whole genome shotgun sequence encodes these proteins:
- the hace1 gene encoding E3 ubiquitin-protein ligase HACE1 isoform X2, with the protein MERAMEQLNVQLNRLTRSLRRARTVELPEDNETAVYTLMPMVMADQHRSVSELLLNSKFDVNYAFGRVKRSLLHIAANCGSVECLVLLLKRGANPNYQDISGCTPLHLAARNGQKKCMGKLLEYNADVNICNNEGLTAIHWLAVNGRTELLHDLVQHVSNVDVEDAMGQTALHVACQNGHKTTVLCLLDSGADINRPNVSGATPLYFACSHGQRDTAQILLSRGAKYLADKNGVTPLDLCVQGGYGETCEILIQHHGRLFQTLVQMTQNEDIKESMLRQVLEHVSQQSDNHYQRILTSLAEVATTNGHKLLSLSSSFEAQMKSLLRIVRIFCHVFRLGPSSPNNGNDMGYNGNKTPRSQVFKLSSGSPKCEARADCPRYKPPDPACSRPVQWMLAGTDAPLELLWHSLDEWLVLISTELDRTQKNPSSSSSSSEIASLLLKQRDSEHSKLPSVLDQAMGVEVEVYPDGEDVISMTANRLSAVIQAFYMCCSCQMPQGMTSPRFIEFVCKHDEVLKCFVSRNPKIIFNHFHFLLECPELMSRFMHIIKGQPFKDRSEWFYEHLLAGQPDTDMVHRPVNENDILLIHRDSIFRSSCEMVSKSTNEKLKQGIAVRFHGEEGMGQGVVREWFDILSNEIINPDYALFTQSADGTTFQPNSNSSVNPDHLNYFRFAGQILGLALYHRQLVNIYFTRSFYKHILGIPVNYQDVSSIDPEYAKNLQWILDNDISDLGLELTFSVETDVFGAMEEVPLKPGGTGILVTQDNKAEYVQLVTELRMTRAIQPQINAFLQGFHTFIPPSLIQLFDEYELELLLSGMPEIDVQDWCRNTEYTSGYDPQDPVIQWFWVVVNSLTQEERVLLLQFVTGSSRVPHGGFAFLMGGSGLQKFTIAAVPYTSNLLPTSSTCINMLKLPEYPSQEVLRDRLLVALHCGSYGYTMA; encoded by the exons ATGGAACGGGCGATGGAGCAGCTCAACGTACAGCTCAACCGGCTGACCCGCTCCCTCCGCCGGGCCAGGACCGTGGAACTCCCCGAAG ACAACGAGACGGCAGTGTACACCCTGATGCCGATGGTGATGGCTGACCAGCAcag GTCAGTGTCTGAACTGCTGCTCAACTCCAAGTTCGATGTGAACTACGCCTTTGGACGGGTGAAGAGAAGTCTGCTGCACATCGCTGCCAA ctgtggatcagtggagtgcctggttctgctcctgaaGAGAGGAGCCAACCCAAACTACCAGGACATCTCGGGCTGCACGCCGCTGCACCTGGCCGCCAGGAACGG GCAGAAGAAGTGCATGGGCAAACTGCTGGAGTACAACGCCGACGTCAACATCTGCAACAACGAGGGACTGACTGCT ATCCACTGGCTGGCGGTGAACGGCCGGACGGAGCTGCTGCACGACCTGGTGCAGCACGTGTCCAACGTGGACGTGGAGGACGCCATGGGCCAGACGGCGCTGCACGTGGCCTGCCAGAACGGACACAAGACG ACGGTGTTGTGTCTTCTGGACAGCGGAGCCGACATCAACCGGCCCAACGTCTCCGGGGCCACGCCCCTTTACTTCGCCTGCAG cCACGGCCAGAGGGACACGGCGCAGATCCTGCTGTCCCGGGGGGCCAAGTACCTGGCCGACAAGAACGGCGTCACCCCTCTGGAcctgtgtgtgcag GGGGGGTACGGAGAGACCTGCGAGATCCTCATCCAGCACCACGGCAGGCTGTTCCAGACTCTGGTCCAGATGACCCAGAACGAAGACATCAAGGAGAGCATG ctcagGCAGGTCCTGGAGCACGTCTCTCAGCAGAGTGATAATCACTACCAGAGGATACTGACCAGCCTGGCTGAAGTGGCCACGACCAACGGACACAAGCTGCTCAG cctgTCCAGCAGCTTCGAGGCTCAGATGAAGAGTCTGCTGAGGATCGTCCGGATCTTCTGCCACGTGTTTCGCCTGGGGCCGTCGTCGCCCAACAACGGCAACGACATGGGCTACAACGGCAACAAGACGCCGCGCAGCCAGGTCTTCAAG CTGTCCAGCGGCAGCCCTAAGTGTGAGGCCCGTGCAGACTGTCCGCGCTACAAGCCCCCCGACCCAGCATGCAGCAGGCCAGTGCAGTGGATGCTGGCTGGGACTGATGCT cctctggagctgctgtggcATTCCCTGGATGAGTGGCTGGTCCTCATCTCCACCGAGCTGGACAGGACCCAGAAGAAcccgtcctcctcgtcctccagcagcgagatcgcctccctgctgctgaagcagcggGACTCGGAGCACTCCAAGCTGCCCTCGGTGCTGGACCAGGCCATGggcgtggaggtggaggtgtacCCCGACGGGGAGGACGTGATCTCCATGACGGCCAATCGGCTGAGCGCCGTGATCCAGGCCTTCTACATGTGCTGCTCCTGCCAGATGCCTCAAGG AATGACGTCTCCCCGATTCATCGAGTTTGTCTGCAAGCATGACGAGGTCCTCAAGTGTTTTGTGTCCAG GAATCCTAAGATCATCTTTAACCACTTCCACTTCCTGCTGGAGTGTCCAGAGCTCATGTCCCGCTTCATGCACATCATTAAGGGCCAG cccttCAAGGACCGATCCGAGTGGTTCTACGAGCATCTACTGGCCGGGCAGCCCGACACTGACATGGTTCACCGTCCGGTCAACGAGAACGACATCCTGCTCATCCACAGAG ACTCCATCTTccggagcagctgtgagatGGTCTCCAAGTCCACCAACGAGAAGCTTAAGCAGGGCATCGCCGTGCGTTTCCACGGCGAGGAGGGCATG ggtcAGGGCGTGGTTCGGGAGTGGTTCGACATCCTGTCCAATGAGATCATCAACCCAGACTACGCTCTGTTCACGCAGTCGGCCGATG gcacCACGTTCCAGCCCAACAGCAACTCCTCGGTCAATCCGGACCACCTGAACTACTTCCGGTTTGCGGGTCAGATCCTGGGCCTGGCTCTGTACCACCGGCAGCTGGTCAACATCTACTTCACCCGCTCCTTCTACAAGCACATCCTGG gGATTCCAGTGAACTACCAGGACGTGTCCTCCATCGACCCGGAGTACGCCAAGAACCTGCAGTGGATCCTGGACAACGACATCAGCGACCTGGGCCTGGAGCTCACCTTCTCCGTGGAGACCGACGTCTTCGGCGCCATGGAGGAGGTTCCTCTGAAGCCGGGAGGGACGGGCATCCTGGTGACTCAGGACAACAAG GCGGAGTACGTCCAGCTGGTGACCGAGCTGAGGATGACTCGGGccatccagcctcagatcaACGCCTTCCTGCAGGGCTTCCACACCTTCATCCCTCCCTCGCTCATCCAGCTCTTCGACGAATACGAGCTG gagctgctgctgtcgggCATGCCGGAGATCGACGTTCAGGACTGGTGCAGGAACACGGAGTACACCAGCGGCTACGACCCCCAGGACCCGGTCATCCAG tggttCTGGGTGGTGGTGAACAGCCTGACTCAGGAGGAGcgggtcctgctgctgcagttcgtCACTGGGAG TTCCAGGGTCCCTCACGGGGGCTTCGCCTTCCTGATGGGGGGCAGCGGGCTGCAGAAGTTCACCATCGCGGCGGTGCCGTACACCTCCAACCTGCTGCCCACCTCCAGCACCtg catcAACATGCTGAAGCTCCCAGAATACCCCAGTCAGGAGGTGCTGCGGGACCGGCTGCTGGTGGCTCTGCACTGCGGGAGCTACGGCTACACCATGGCGTGA
- the hace1 gene encoding E3 ubiquitin-protein ligase HACE1 isoform X3 yields the protein MERAMEQLNVQLNRLTRSLRRARTVELPEDNETAVYTLMPMVMADQHRSVSELLLNSKFDVNYAFGRVKRSLLHIAANCGSVECLVLLLKRGANPNYQDISGCTPLHLAARNGQKKCMGKLLEYNADVNICNNEGLTAIHWLAVNGRTELLHDLVQHVSNVDVEDAMGQTALHVACQNGHKTTVLCLLDSGADINRPNVSGATPLYFACSHGQRDTAQILLSRGAKYLADKNGVTPLDLCVQGGYGETCEILIQHHGRLFQTLVQMTQNEDIKESMLRQVLEHVSQQSDNHYQRILTSLAEVATTNGHKLLSLSSSFEAQMKSLLRIVRIFCHVFRLGPSSPNNGNDMGYNGNKTPRSQVFKPLELLWHSLDEWLVLISTELDRTQKNPSSSSSSSEIASLLLKQRDSEHSKLPSVLDQAMGVEVEVYPDGEDVISMTANRLSAVIQAFYMCCSCQMPQGMTSPRFIEFVCKHDEVLKCFVSRNPKIIFNHFHFLLECPELMSRFMHIIKGQPFKDRSEWFYEHLLAGQPDTDMVHRPVNENDILLIHRDSIFRSSCEMVSKSTNEKLKQGIAVRFHGEEGMGQGVVREWFDILSNEIINPDYALFTQSADGTTFQPNSNSSVNPDHLNYFRFAGQILGLALYHRQLVNIYFTRSFYKHILGIPVNYQDVSSIDPEYAKNLQWILDNDISDLGLELTFSVETDVFGAMEEVPLKPGGTGILVTQDNKAEYVQLVTELRMTRAIQPQINAFLQGFHTFIPPSLIQLFDEYELELLLSGMPEIDVQDWCRNTEYTSGYDPQDPVIQWFWVVVNSLTQEERVLLLQFVTGSSRVPHGGFAFLMGGSGLQKFTIAAVPYTSNLLPTSSTCINMLKLPEYPSQEVLRDRLLVALHCGSYGYTMA from the exons ATGGAACGGGCGATGGAGCAGCTCAACGTACAGCTCAACCGGCTGACCCGCTCCCTCCGCCGGGCCAGGACCGTGGAACTCCCCGAAG ACAACGAGACGGCAGTGTACACCCTGATGCCGATGGTGATGGCTGACCAGCAcag GTCAGTGTCTGAACTGCTGCTCAACTCCAAGTTCGATGTGAACTACGCCTTTGGACGGGTGAAGAGAAGTCTGCTGCACATCGCTGCCAA ctgtggatcagtggagtgcctggttctgctcctgaaGAGAGGAGCCAACCCAAACTACCAGGACATCTCGGGCTGCACGCCGCTGCACCTGGCCGCCAGGAACGG GCAGAAGAAGTGCATGGGCAAACTGCTGGAGTACAACGCCGACGTCAACATCTGCAACAACGAGGGACTGACTGCT ATCCACTGGCTGGCGGTGAACGGCCGGACGGAGCTGCTGCACGACCTGGTGCAGCACGTGTCCAACGTGGACGTGGAGGACGCCATGGGCCAGACGGCGCTGCACGTGGCCTGCCAGAACGGACACAAGACG ACGGTGTTGTGTCTTCTGGACAGCGGAGCCGACATCAACCGGCCCAACGTCTCCGGGGCCACGCCCCTTTACTTCGCCTGCAG cCACGGCCAGAGGGACACGGCGCAGATCCTGCTGTCCCGGGGGGCCAAGTACCTGGCCGACAAGAACGGCGTCACCCCTCTGGAcctgtgtgtgcag GGGGGGTACGGAGAGACCTGCGAGATCCTCATCCAGCACCACGGCAGGCTGTTCCAGACTCTGGTCCAGATGACCCAGAACGAAGACATCAAGGAGAGCATG ctcagGCAGGTCCTGGAGCACGTCTCTCAGCAGAGTGATAATCACTACCAGAGGATACTGACCAGCCTGGCTGAAGTGGCCACGACCAACGGACACAAGCTGCTCAG cctgTCCAGCAGCTTCGAGGCTCAGATGAAGAGTCTGCTGAGGATCGTCCGGATCTTCTGCCACGTGTTTCGCCTGGGGCCGTCGTCGCCCAACAACGGCAACGACATGGGCTACAACGGCAACAAGACGCCGCGCAGCCAGGTCTTCAAG cctctggagctgctgtggcATTCCCTGGATGAGTGGCTGGTCCTCATCTCCACCGAGCTGGACAGGACCCAGAAGAAcccgtcctcctcgtcctccagcagcgagatcgcctccctgctgctgaagcagcggGACTCGGAGCACTCCAAGCTGCCCTCGGTGCTGGACCAGGCCATGggcgtggaggtggaggtgtacCCCGACGGGGAGGACGTGATCTCCATGACGGCCAATCGGCTGAGCGCCGTGATCCAGGCCTTCTACATGTGCTGCTCCTGCCAGATGCCTCAAGG AATGACGTCTCCCCGATTCATCGAGTTTGTCTGCAAGCATGACGAGGTCCTCAAGTGTTTTGTGTCCAG GAATCCTAAGATCATCTTTAACCACTTCCACTTCCTGCTGGAGTGTCCAGAGCTCATGTCCCGCTTCATGCACATCATTAAGGGCCAG cccttCAAGGACCGATCCGAGTGGTTCTACGAGCATCTACTGGCCGGGCAGCCCGACACTGACATGGTTCACCGTCCGGTCAACGAGAACGACATCCTGCTCATCCACAGAG ACTCCATCTTccggagcagctgtgagatGGTCTCCAAGTCCACCAACGAGAAGCTTAAGCAGGGCATCGCCGTGCGTTTCCACGGCGAGGAGGGCATG ggtcAGGGCGTGGTTCGGGAGTGGTTCGACATCCTGTCCAATGAGATCATCAACCCAGACTACGCTCTGTTCACGCAGTCGGCCGATG gcacCACGTTCCAGCCCAACAGCAACTCCTCGGTCAATCCGGACCACCTGAACTACTTCCGGTTTGCGGGTCAGATCCTGGGCCTGGCTCTGTACCACCGGCAGCTGGTCAACATCTACTTCACCCGCTCCTTCTACAAGCACATCCTGG gGATTCCAGTGAACTACCAGGACGTGTCCTCCATCGACCCGGAGTACGCCAAGAACCTGCAGTGGATCCTGGACAACGACATCAGCGACCTGGGCCTGGAGCTCACCTTCTCCGTGGAGACCGACGTCTTCGGCGCCATGGAGGAGGTTCCTCTGAAGCCGGGAGGGACGGGCATCCTGGTGACTCAGGACAACAAG GCGGAGTACGTCCAGCTGGTGACCGAGCTGAGGATGACTCGGGccatccagcctcagatcaACGCCTTCCTGCAGGGCTTCCACACCTTCATCCCTCCCTCGCTCATCCAGCTCTTCGACGAATACGAGCTG gagctgctgctgtcgggCATGCCGGAGATCGACGTTCAGGACTGGTGCAGGAACACGGAGTACACCAGCGGCTACGACCCCCAGGACCCGGTCATCCAG tggttCTGGGTGGTGGTGAACAGCCTGACTCAGGAGGAGcgggtcctgctgctgcagttcgtCACTGGGAG TTCCAGGGTCCCTCACGGGGGCTTCGCCTTCCTGATGGGGGGCAGCGGGCTGCAGAAGTTCACCATCGCGGCGGTGCCGTACACCTCCAACCTGCTGCCCACCTCCAGCACCtg catcAACATGCTGAAGCTCCCAGAATACCCCAGTCAGGAGGTGCTGCGGGACCGGCTGCTGGTGGCTCTGCACTGCGGGAGCTACGGCTACACCATGGCGTGA
- the hace1 gene encoding E3 ubiquitin-protein ligase HACE1 isoform X1 produces MERAMEQLNVQLNRLTRSLRRARTVELPEDNETAVYTLMPMVMADQHRSVSELLLNSKFDVNYAFGRVKRSLLHIAANCGSVECLVLLLKRGANPNYQDISGCTPLHLAARNGQKKCMGKLLEYNADVNICNNEGLTAIHWLAVNGRTELLHDLVQHVSNVDVEDAMGQTALHVACQNGHKTTVLCLLDSGADINRPNVSGATPLYFACSHGQRDTAQILLSRGAKYLADKNGVTPLDLCVQGGYGETCEILIQHHGRLFQTLVQMTQNEDIKESMLRQVLEHVSQQSDNHYQRILTSLAEVATTNGHKLLSLSSSFEAQMKSLLRIVRIFCHVFRLGPSSPNNGNDMGYNGNKTPRSQVFKRFRKAELSSGSPKCEARADCPRYKPPDPACSRPVQWMLAGTDAPLELLWHSLDEWLVLISTELDRTQKNPSSSSSSSEIASLLLKQRDSEHSKLPSVLDQAMGVEVEVYPDGEDVISMTANRLSAVIQAFYMCCSCQMPQGMTSPRFIEFVCKHDEVLKCFVSRNPKIIFNHFHFLLECPELMSRFMHIIKGQPFKDRSEWFYEHLLAGQPDTDMVHRPVNENDILLIHRDSIFRSSCEMVSKSTNEKLKQGIAVRFHGEEGMGQGVVREWFDILSNEIINPDYALFTQSADGTTFQPNSNSSVNPDHLNYFRFAGQILGLALYHRQLVNIYFTRSFYKHILGIPVNYQDVSSIDPEYAKNLQWILDNDISDLGLELTFSVETDVFGAMEEVPLKPGGTGILVTQDNKAEYVQLVTELRMTRAIQPQINAFLQGFHTFIPPSLIQLFDEYELELLLSGMPEIDVQDWCRNTEYTSGYDPQDPVIQWFWVVVNSLTQEERVLLLQFVTGSSRVPHGGFAFLMGGSGLQKFTIAAVPYTSNLLPTSSTCINMLKLPEYPSQEVLRDRLLVALHCGSYGYTMA; encoded by the exons ATGGAACGGGCGATGGAGCAGCTCAACGTACAGCTCAACCGGCTGACCCGCTCCCTCCGCCGGGCCAGGACCGTGGAACTCCCCGAAG ACAACGAGACGGCAGTGTACACCCTGATGCCGATGGTGATGGCTGACCAGCAcag GTCAGTGTCTGAACTGCTGCTCAACTCCAAGTTCGATGTGAACTACGCCTTTGGACGGGTGAAGAGAAGTCTGCTGCACATCGCTGCCAA ctgtggatcagtggagtgcctggttctgctcctgaaGAGAGGAGCCAACCCAAACTACCAGGACATCTCGGGCTGCACGCCGCTGCACCTGGCCGCCAGGAACGG GCAGAAGAAGTGCATGGGCAAACTGCTGGAGTACAACGCCGACGTCAACATCTGCAACAACGAGGGACTGACTGCT ATCCACTGGCTGGCGGTGAACGGCCGGACGGAGCTGCTGCACGACCTGGTGCAGCACGTGTCCAACGTGGACGTGGAGGACGCCATGGGCCAGACGGCGCTGCACGTGGCCTGCCAGAACGGACACAAGACG ACGGTGTTGTGTCTTCTGGACAGCGGAGCCGACATCAACCGGCCCAACGTCTCCGGGGCCACGCCCCTTTACTTCGCCTGCAG cCACGGCCAGAGGGACACGGCGCAGATCCTGCTGTCCCGGGGGGCCAAGTACCTGGCCGACAAGAACGGCGTCACCCCTCTGGAcctgtgtgtgcag GGGGGGTACGGAGAGACCTGCGAGATCCTCATCCAGCACCACGGCAGGCTGTTCCAGACTCTGGTCCAGATGACCCAGAACGAAGACATCAAGGAGAGCATG ctcagGCAGGTCCTGGAGCACGTCTCTCAGCAGAGTGATAATCACTACCAGAGGATACTGACCAGCCTGGCTGAAGTGGCCACGACCAACGGACACAAGCTGCTCAG cctgTCCAGCAGCTTCGAGGCTCAGATGAAGAGTCTGCTGAGGATCGTCCGGATCTTCTGCCACGTGTTTCGCCTGGGGCCGTCGTCGCCCAACAACGGCAACGACATGGGCTACAACGGCAACAAGACGCCGCGCAGCCAGGTCTTCAAG cgtttcagaaagGCGGAG CTGTCCAGCGGCAGCCCTAAGTGTGAGGCCCGTGCAGACTGTCCGCGCTACAAGCCCCCCGACCCAGCATGCAGCAGGCCAGTGCAGTGGATGCTGGCTGGGACTGATGCT cctctggagctgctgtggcATTCCCTGGATGAGTGGCTGGTCCTCATCTCCACCGAGCTGGACAGGACCCAGAAGAAcccgtcctcctcgtcctccagcagcgagatcgcctccctgctgctgaagcagcggGACTCGGAGCACTCCAAGCTGCCCTCGGTGCTGGACCAGGCCATGggcgtggaggtggaggtgtacCCCGACGGGGAGGACGTGATCTCCATGACGGCCAATCGGCTGAGCGCCGTGATCCAGGCCTTCTACATGTGCTGCTCCTGCCAGATGCCTCAAGG AATGACGTCTCCCCGATTCATCGAGTTTGTCTGCAAGCATGACGAGGTCCTCAAGTGTTTTGTGTCCAG GAATCCTAAGATCATCTTTAACCACTTCCACTTCCTGCTGGAGTGTCCAGAGCTCATGTCCCGCTTCATGCACATCATTAAGGGCCAG cccttCAAGGACCGATCCGAGTGGTTCTACGAGCATCTACTGGCCGGGCAGCCCGACACTGACATGGTTCACCGTCCGGTCAACGAGAACGACATCCTGCTCATCCACAGAG ACTCCATCTTccggagcagctgtgagatGGTCTCCAAGTCCACCAACGAGAAGCTTAAGCAGGGCATCGCCGTGCGTTTCCACGGCGAGGAGGGCATG ggtcAGGGCGTGGTTCGGGAGTGGTTCGACATCCTGTCCAATGAGATCATCAACCCAGACTACGCTCTGTTCACGCAGTCGGCCGATG gcacCACGTTCCAGCCCAACAGCAACTCCTCGGTCAATCCGGACCACCTGAACTACTTCCGGTTTGCGGGTCAGATCCTGGGCCTGGCTCTGTACCACCGGCAGCTGGTCAACATCTACTTCACCCGCTCCTTCTACAAGCACATCCTGG gGATTCCAGTGAACTACCAGGACGTGTCCTCCATCGACCCGGAGTACGCCAAGAACCTGCAGTGGATCCTGGACAACGACATCAGCGACCTGGGCCTGGAGCTCACCTTCTCCGTGGAGACCGACGTCTTCGGCGCCATGGAGGAGGTTCCTCTGAAGCCGGGAGGGACGGGCATCCTGGTGACTCAGGACAACAAG GCGGAGTACGTCCAGCTGGTGACCGAGCTGAGGATGACTCGGGccatccagcctcagatcaACGCCTTCCTGCAGGGCTTCCACACCTTCATCCCTCCCTCGCTCATCCAGCTCTTCGACGAATACGAGCTG gagctgctgctgtcgggCATGCCGGAGATCGACGTTCAGGACTGGTGCAGGAACACGGAGTACACCAGCGGCTACGACCCCCAGGACCCGGTCATCCAG tggttCTGGGTGGTGGTGAACAGCCTGACTCAGGAGGAGcgggtcctgctgctgcagttcgtCACTGGGAG TTCCAGGGTCCCTCACGGGGGCTTCGCCTTCCTGATGGGGGGCAGCGGGCTGCAGAAGTTCACCATCGCGGCGGTGCCGTACACCTCCAACCTGCTGCCCACCTCCAGCACCtg catcAACATGCTGAAGCTCCCAGAATACCCCAGTCAGGAGGTGCTGCGGGACCGGCTGCTGGTGGCTCTGCACTGCGGGAGCTACGGCTACACCATGGCGTGA